A genomic segment from Desulfonatronum lacustre DSM 10312 encodes:
- a CDS encoding FliH/SctL family protein translates to MSFSNPDGVRSGGKILIGPRSVGLSELTLAGGRQAAWSMEAEEEYLVRVRAKAQVMAKDILAQAMEEAKQIKVQARDEGFREGQAKADTQLKQVLEQAAGQCAAVISSIEEQGRAVWQTHRGDLVMLLHVMVEKAIAVELDVHRRESMANLLDQAVDMIDAKRKVIIAVNPQDRGLIEDLLTLGKSDGDRLTAWKVKDDPRIEPGGLILECDHGMVDNTVASRKAGLREILDQLTLEENG, encoded by the coding sequence ATGTCCTTCTCTAATCCTGATGGCGTCCGATCCGGAGGGAAAATCCTCATCGGTCCCCGCTCCGTGGGGTTGTCCGAATTGACTCTGGCCGGCGGGCGTCAAGCCGCCTGGAGCATGGAGGCCGAAGAGGAATACTTGGTCCGGGTCCGGGCCAAGGCCCAGGTCATGGCCAAGGATATCCTGGCCCAGGCCATGGAAGAGGCAAAGCAAATCAAGGTCCAGGCCAGGGACGAAGGCTTTCGCGAGGGCCAAGCCAAGGCCGATACCCAGTTGAAGCAAGTCCTGGAACAGGCCGCCGGGCAGTGCGCCGCGGTGATCAGCTCCATTGAAGAACAGGGCCGAGCCGTGTGGCAAACTCACCGCGGCGACCTGGTGATGCTCTTGCACGTCATGGTGGAAAAAGCCATCGCCGTGGAGCTGGACGTGCATCGCCGGGAGAGCATGGCCAATCTGCTGGACCAGGCCGTGGACATGATCGACGCCAAGCGCAAGGTGATCATTGCCGTCAATCCGCAAGACCGCGGACTGATCGAAGACCTCTTGACCTTGGGAAAATCGGACGGCGACCGTCTGACGGCCTGGAAAGTCAAGGATGATCCACGAATCGAACCCGGCGGGCTGATCCTGGAGTGCGATCACGGGATGGTGGACAACACCGTCGCGTCACGCAAAGCCGGCCTGCGTGAAATTCTGGACCAACTGACCCTGGAGGAAAACGGCTGA
- a CDS encoding FliI/YscN family ATPase, which produces MGLCPQSCANVLRETDPARTFGKVSKVVGLLVEGRGMKASLGSFCRLLSDDDPEGIPAEVVGFRNGSVLFMPYGEMRGIRPGNLIQNSNTPPLFPVGKRMLGRVLDAFGQPMDSGPVLQPSQYYPLHAEPLNPLKRPRIHAPLDTGVQAINGLLTLGKGQRVGIMAGSGVGKSTMMGMIARYTKADVNVIALVGERGREVLDFMEKDLGPEGLARSVLIVATSEQGPLVRMRAAFAATAVAEYFRDKGQDVILMMDSVTRFAMAAREVGLAAGEPPTTRGYTPTVFAMLPRLLERAGNSEQGSITGIYTVLVEGDDFTEPVADAVRSILDGHIVLTRELADQGHYPAIDVLKSVSRLRADVTPPEVLQAGREVIRSLATFKKVEDMVNIGAYAKGSSQEIDMALQRIGPIQNYLRQQVDECRPLEDSFSGLFALLDKDAGK; this is translated from the coding sequence ATGGGGCTTTGTCCGCAAAGTTGCGCCAACGTGCTCCGAGAGACGGACCCGGCCCGAACCTTCGGCAAGGTTTCCAAGGTCGTCGGCCTGCTGGTGGAAGGCCGGGGCATGAAGGCTTCCCTGGGATCGTTCTGCCGCCTGCTCTCGGACGACGACCCGGAAGGCATTCCCGCCGAGGTGGTCGGATTCCGTAACGGTTCGGTGCTGTTCATGCCCTACGGCGAAATGCGGGGCATCCGGCCCGGCAATCTGATTCAGAATTCCAACACTCCGCCTCTGTTCCCCGTGGGCAAGCGGATGTTGGGTCGGGTCCTGGACGCCTTCGGCCAACCCATGGATTCGGGCCCCGTGCTGCAACCATCCCAGTACTATCCTCTGCACGCCGAACCGCTCAACCCCCTGAAACGCCCTCGGATTCACGCTCCGCTGGACACCGGGGTCCAGGCCATCAACGGCCTGCTGACCCTGGGAAAGGGCCAGCGGGTGGGGATCATGGCCGGTTCCGGGGTGGGCAAGAGCACCATGATGGGCATGATCGCTCGCTACACCAAGGCGGATGTGAACGTCATCGCCCTGGTGGGCGAGCGGGGACGCGAAGTTTTGGATTTCATGGAAAAAGATTTGGGACCGGAGGGCTTGGCCCGCTCGGTGCTGATCGTGGCCACCTCGGAACAGGGGCCGCTGGTCCGGATGCGGGCCGCGTTCGCGGCCACGGCCGTGGCCGAATATTTCCGGGACAAGGGCCAGGACGTGATCCTGATGATGGACTCCGTGACCCGGTTCGCCATGGCCGCCCGCGAGGTGGGTCTGGCCGCCGGGGAACCGCCCACCACCAGAGGGTACACGCCCACGGTGTTCGCCATGCTGCCCCGGCTCCTGGAGCGGGCCGGAAACAGCGAGCAGGGCAGCATCACCGGGATTTACACCGTGTTGGTGGAAGGCGATGATTTTACCGAACCCGTGGCCGACGCGGTCCGCTCCATCCTGGACGGCCACATCGTGCTCACCCGGGAGCTGGCCGATCAGGGCCATTACCCGGCCATTGACGTGCTCAAAAGCGTCAGCAGGTTGCGCGCGGACGTCACCCCGCCGGAAGTCCTTCAGGCCGGCCGGGAGGTAATTCGCTCCCTGGCCACGTTCAAAAAGGTGGAGGATATGGTGAATATCGGGGCCTATGCCAAGGGCAGCAGTCAGGAAATTGACATGGCACTGCAACGCATCGGCCCGATCCAGAACTACCTCCGCCAACAGGTGGACGAGTGTCGCCCCCTTGAGGACAGTTTTTCCGGGCTGTTCGCTTTGTTGGACAAGGACGCCGGGAAGTGA
- a CDS encoding cobyrinate a,c-diamide synthase — translation MTPCREADRDNGPFGKARGLVVAGTHSGCGKTLATLGLAAAFRERGLRVQGFKVGPDFIDPTHLAAVSGRFVHNLDGWILSRDVVLELFHRYARDVDVCLVEGVMGLFDGASGSEESGSTAQMAKWLGLPVVLVVDARSQARSAAALVRGFRDFDPELRLAGVIFTQVGGPSHEALLREAMAAYLPELPCLGLLPRRPDLVLPSRHLGLVMAADLGRSPTEKSSEDATGGTSGGISRAENQGREQTTFWDSQRRESLAAWAEQGLDLDRIQRISAQPGFANPASAGRATESASPLRICPKVAPRVVSGVPHGVTIGVARDPAFCFYYQENLRLLERAGARLVFFSPLTDERLPEGVAGLYLGGGYPELYSDGLAANHALREAIRTAAQEGMPVYAECGGMMYLLSELEDVDGKRFPMVGLLPGRAKMLSRFQALGYRKVELLADSVLGPVGTVLRGHEFHYSKLEGLSENACEPAFRVADRRDRESLAGFRHSNVMASYVHLHFGSHPPAAAAFTRACERFAANRNQRI, via the coding sequence GTGACGCCATGTCGTGAAGCCGACCGGGACAACGGACCGTTCGGCAAGGCCAGGGGACTGGTGGTGGCCGGAACCCACAGCGGATGCGGCAAAACCCTGGCCACGCTGGGGCTGGCGGCCGCTTTCCGGGAACGAGGGCTCCGGGTCCAGGGATTCAAGGTCGGGCCGGACTTCATTGATCCCACGCATTTGGCCGCGGTCAGCGGCCGTTTCGTCCACAATCTGGATGGCTGGATTCTGAGCCGAGACGTGGTTCTGGAGCTGTTCCACCGGTACGCCCGGGACGTGGACGTCTGCCTGGTGGAAGGGGTGATGGGCCTGTTCGACGGCGCATCCGGCTCGGAGGAGAGCGGTTCCACGGCCCAGATGGCCAAATGGCTGGGCTTGCCCGTGGTTCTTGTGGTGGACGCCCGGTCCCAGGCCCGCTCCGCCGCGGCCCTGGTGCGCGGCTTTCGGGACTTTGATCCGGAACTGCGACTGGCCGGGGTGATCTTTACCCAGGTGGGCGGGCCAAGCCATGAAGCCTTGCTCCGCGAAGCCATGGCCGCGTACCTGCCGGAGCTGCCTTGCCTTGGTCTTTTGCCTCGCCGACCGGATCTGGTCCTGCCCTCCCGGCACCTCGGGTTGGTCATGGCCGCTGATTTGGGCCGGTCCCCGACGGAAAAGTCGTCCGAAGACGCGACGGGGGGGACATCAGGGGGGATATCGAGGGCAGAAAATCAGGGTCGGGAACAAACCACGTTCTGGGACTCCCAGCGTCGGGAAAGCTTGGCCGCCTGGGCCGAACAAGGACTGGATTTGGATCGAATCCAGCGAATCAGCGCACAGCCGGGCTTCGCGAACCCTGCTTCAGCAGGCCGGGCGACCGAATCGGCGTCGCCACTCAGGATCTGCCCCAAGGTGGCCCCCAGAGTGGTCTCCGGAGTGCCTCACGGAGTGACCATCGGCGTGGCCAGAGATCCGGCCTTCTGTTTTTATTACCAGGAAAACTTGCGATTACTGGAACGGGCCGGGGCGCGGCTGGTCTTTTTTTCTCCCCTCACGGACGAGCGGTTACCAGAAGGCGTGGCCGGATTGTACCTGGGAGGTGGTTACCCGGAACTCTATTCCGACGGGCTGGCCGCGAACCATGCCCTGCGCGAGGCGATTCGAACGGCCGCCCAGGAAGGGATGCCCGTTTATGCCGAATGCGGGGGCATGATGTACCTGCTTTCCGAGCTGGAGGACGTGGACGGGAAGCGTTTTCCCATGGTCGGCCTTTTACCGGGTCGGGCCAAGATGCTTTCCCGATTCCAGGCCCTGGGCTACAGGAAGGTGGAACTGCTTGCCGATAGCGTTTTGGGGCCCGTAGGGACCGTGCTGCGCGGCCATGAGTTTCATTATTCCAAGCTGGAAGGGCTTTCGGAAAACGCCTGCGAGCCGGCCTTTCGGGTCGCGGATCGCCGGGATCGGGAGAGCCTGGCTGGTTTTCGACACAGCAACGTGATGGCCTCGTACGTCCACCTGCATTTCGGCTCTCATCCACCGGCCGCCGCCGCGTTCACGCGGGCCTGCGAGCGCTTTGCGGCCAACCGCAACCAAAGGATTTGA
- a CDS encoding precorrin-8X methylmutase translates to MTELEPIPLNSAGLDIETESMRIIDAEVPPPRPFGDAEWPVVRRMIHASADFELLDLVRFHPRAVTAGLEALRRGCPVITDTRMAQAGLSPRLYAPLGCEVHCLISDPETLEQSRLTGSTRAAAAVDVAAQLFQEAIWVVGNAPTALLRLLELIQGKAVIPSLVIGMPVGFVQAEESKQALLESEGIPFILIRGRKGGSALAAAALNALAGMALADVPV, encoded by the coding sequence ATGACCGAGTTGGAGCCGATCCCCCTGAATTCCGCCGGGCTGGATATCGAGACCGAGTCCATGCGGATCATCGATGCCGAAGTTCCGCCTCCGAGGCCCTTTGGCGACGCCGAGTGGCCGGTTGTCCGGCGGATGATCCACGCCAGCGCGGACTTTGAACTCTTGGACCTGGTTCGGTTTCACCCCCGGGCCGTGACGGCCGGGCTGGAAGCCTTGCGCCGAGGTTGTCCGGTGATCACGGACACCCGCATGGCCCAGGCGGGCCTGTCTCCAAGGCTGTACGCTCCCCTCGGGTGCGAGGTGCATTGCCTGATCAGCGACCCTGAAACCCTGGAACAATCCCGGCTTACCGGCTCCACCCGCGCCGCCGCGGCGGTGGACGTGGCGGCCCAGCTCTTCCAAGAGGCCATATGGGTGGTGGGCAACGCCCCCACGGCTCTGCTCCGTCTTCTGGAGTTGATACAAGGCAAAGCCGTGATCCCGAGCCTGGTCATCGGCATGCCGGTGGGGTTCGTCCAAGCCGAGGAATCCAAACAAGCCCTGCTGGAATCCGAAGGGATCCCCTTCATCCTGATTCGCGGCCGCAAAGGCGGTTCGGCCCTGGCCGCCGCGGCTCTGAACGCCCTGGCCGGGATGGCCCTTGCCGATGTTCCGGTGTAG
- a CDS encoding cobalt-precorrin-5B (C(1))-methyltransferase translates to MNHRAKVRIGFTTGSSATAATKAGVLFLVRGVRPKRVDIPCPEGHVRLVIPLESLEVETSPAGERAVLVTVRKQAGDDPDATHDAVISARVHLEPWPRPEVVVRGGKGVGMVTRPGLPVSVGRAAINPGPLRQIQRALLETLEQLGCVARVHVLVEVPRGEELAAKTLNPRLGIVGGISILGTRGTVKAFSHAAWKETIIQCLDVARAEGLDTVALSTGGKGQRFLEAAFPRLPRTAFIQAGDHPGFAMRQAARRGMRKVIWGGFWGKLLKMAQGRPQTHARLFAVDLPALAELAASLGMESDATEKIARANTAREALDILRSRDRFAAVTSEALVRALDHCRIWGRQLVDVELILLDYDGQILHRAEHKASNSTESRSTSA, encoded by the coding sequence ATGAACCATCGCGCCAAGGTACGAATCGGCTTCACCACCGGGTCTTCGGCCACGGCCGCGACCAAGGCCGGGGTGTTGTTTCTGGTGCGCGGGGTGAGGCCCAAGCGCGTCGACATTCCCTGCCCGGAGGGGCATGTCCGGCTGGTAATCCCGCTGGAAAGCCTGGAGGTGGAGACATCGCCCGCCGGCGAGCGTGCAGTCCTGGTCACGGTGCGCAAGCAGGCCGGAGACGACCCGGACGCCACCCACGACGCGGTCATTTCGGCTCGCGTCCATTTGGAACCGTGGCCTCGGCCCGAGGTGGTGGTCCGGGGAGGAAAAGGGGTGGGCATGGTCACCAGGCCCGGATTGCCCGTGTCCGTGGGCCGGGCGGCCATCAATCCGGGGCCGCTGCGGCAGATCCAACGGGCTTTATTGGAAACACTGGAGCAGCTTGGATGCGTCGCCAGAGTCCACGTGCTGGTGGAGGTCCCTCGGGGCGAGGAACTGGCGGCCAAGACCCTGAACCCCAGATTGGGCATTGTCGGCGGGATTTCCATCCTCGGGACCCGGGGCACGGTGAAGGCCTTCAGCCATGCGGCGTGGAAAGAGACGATCATCCAGTGTCTGGACGTGGCTCGGGCCGAAGGCCTGGACACCGTGGCCCTGAGCACCGGGGGGAAGGGGCAGCGCTTTCTGGAGGCCGCCTTCCCCCGACTTCCCCGAACCGCCTTCATTCAAGCAGGGGATCATCCAGGATTCGCCATGCGCCAGGCTGCCCGACGCGGGATGCGCAAGGTGATCTGGGGGGGCTTCTGGGGCAAGCTGCTTAAAATGGCCCAGGGACGACCGCAAACCCATGCCCGACTTTTTGCCGTGGACCTGCCTGCCTTGGCCGAACTGGCGGCGAGCTTGGGCATGGAATCGGATGCAACCGAGAAAATCGCTCGGGCCAACACGGCCAGAGAAGCCCTGGACATCCTGCGCAGCAGGGATCGCTTCGCCGCAGTGACGTCGGAAGCCCTTGTTCGAGCTCTTGATCACTGCCGCATTTGGGGTCGACAATTGGTGGACGTGGAATTGATTTTATTGGACTATGATGGTCAGATATTGCACAGGGCGGAACACAAGGCCTCCAACTCGACGGAGAGCCGTTCGACTTCCGCCTGA
- a CDS encoding MOSC domain-containing protein, with the protein MGKIIAVCTSPKKGQRKKNIDQGELVAEHGLQGDAHAGPWHRQVSLLAMESIKKMQAAGLKVGPGDFAENLTTEGIDLPSLPLGTKLRIGPQALGEVTQIGKECHTRCAIFHQAGDCVMPKEGIFIQVLTGGTVRVGDVVEVDN; encoded by the coding sequence ATGGGAAAAATTATCGCGGTCTGCACCAGCCCCAAGAAGGGCCAGCGGAAAAAGAATATTGATCAGGGAGAACTCGTGGCCGAGCATGGCCTGCAAGGCGACGCCCACGCCGGGCCCTGGCATCGGCAGGTCAGTCTGCTGGCCATGGAAAGCATCAAAAAAATGCAGGCCGCCGGCCTGAAGGTCGGCCCGGGAGACTTCGCGGAAAACCTGACCACCGAAGGCATCGACCTACCCAGCCTGCCCCTGGGCACCAAGCTGCGCATCGGCCCGCAAGCCCTGGGCGAGGTCACCCAAATCGGCAAGGAATGTCACACCCGATGCGCCATTTTTCACCAGGCTGGAGATTGCGTGATGCCCAAAGAAGGCATTTTCATCCAGGTCCTGACCGGAGGGACCGTCCGAGTGGGGGACGTGGTGGAAGTGGACAACTGA
- a CDS encoding DUF721 domain-containing protein, translating to MFCGLFDMTYQARDILHDFWNRAERRFQWRLAEIWSSWPIVVGPEIADMAKPLGRNKTTLLLGVEDPMVMQEMHFHAPTILRAVNAALGEKVFDKVRLDLLGGRSSLVAVADAMGTALREGKKTASRFSPEIYVQAGVRLEGTNHPVKRFSAVPALERCYRKYVRSLEQVKSRNKSEPCAATTNRVDDRPE from the coding sequence TTGTTTTGCGGCCTTTTTGACATGACGTACCAAGCGCGCGACATCCTCCATGATTTTTGGAACAGGGCGGAGCGCCGATTCCAATGGCGGCTTGCCGAAATCTGGTCGTCCTGGCCCATTGTGGTCGGTCCCGAAATCGCGGATATGGCCAAGCCCTTGGGTCGCAACAAGACCACGCTGCTGCTGGGCGTTGAGGACCCCATGGTAATGCAGGAGATGCATTTCCACGCGCCGACGATTCTGCGAGCCGTCAATGCCGCCTTGGGAGAAAAAGTCTTTGACAAAGTCCGTCTTGATCTGCTAGGTGGCCGATCTTCCTTGGTCGCGGTAGCGGATGCAATGGGAACCGCTCTGCGGGAAGGGAAAAAGACCGCTTCGCGCTTTTCGCCGGAAATCTATGTGCAAGCAGGCGTGAGGCTGGAAGGAACGAACCACCCGGTTAAACGGTTTTCCGCCGTCCCAGCGCTCGAGCGTTGCTACCGGAAATATGTTCGATCGCTTGAACAGGTGAAATCGCGCAACAAAAGCGAACCGTGCGCGGCAACAACGAACCGGGTGGACGACCGCCCCGAGTGA